In Deltaproteobacteria bacterium, a genomic segment contains:
- a CDS encoding adenylate/guanylate cyclase domain-containing protein — translation MDEVILRKLSKKKDFSTFFSNLQAAVGSSVAVVDSDGRGIIGSNDTNATHRHPILFKDSPVAWVVGDGKAEAVATLMGVFVEKEAEKKALAAEALDKYRDINFIYDFSEKVVACFDVREVSRLAVDEIRKQTEVTSASIMTWSDEENKFEILVPYGKEHFPKAELGPGVGIAGHVLKTGMAEIINNVELDHRFVKSDIKIHSLICAPLKTGDKVMGVFNVSTHRPYNYTAADLRRLSNLAFQSALAIENSRLHTAALKHERIKTNLGRYLPQHLVSEVMNTSGDITLKSAKRRLVILFSDIRNFTSLSEDMEAVSLVGLLNKYFGDMVDIIFKHNGTLNKFVGDMILALYGAPEDMGNNEKRAIDTAVDMQRAIRAGNWPCPSRDFSVGIGINSGDVVVGNIGSVHHMDYTAIGDEVNIAQRLQAMARGGEILVGRHIQETMKGVYDFKARGSVEVKGKKRSVEVFEVLY, via the coding sequence ATGGATGAGGTAATCCTGCGCAAGTTGTCCAAGAAAAAGGATTTTTCGACGTTCTTCTCCAACCTCCAGGCCGCCGTCGGCTCCTCCGTAGCCGTAGTAGACTCGGACGGCAGAGGCATCATCGGTTCTAACGATACGAACGCGACCCACCGTCATCCCATACTCTTTAAGGACTCCCCCGTGGCATGGGTCGTCGGGGACGGCAAGGCGGAGGCCGTGGCAACTCTCATGGGGGTTTTCGTGGAGAAGGAGGCCGAGAAGAAGGCCCTTGCGGCGGAGGCCCTCGATAAGTACAGGGATATAAACTTCATATACGATTTCTCCGAGAAGGTGGTGGCGTGCTTCGACGTAAGAGAGGTCTCGAGGCTCGCGGTGGACGAAATAAGGAAGCAGACGGAGGTCACGAGCGCCTCGATAATGACATGGAGCGACGAGGAGAATAAATTCGAGATACTCGTCCCGTACGGGAAGGAACATTTCCCCAAGGCCGAATTAGGTCCAGGGGTCGGCATAGCCGGTCATGTGCTCAAGACCGGAATGGCCGAGATAATCAATAACGTCGAGTTGGACCACAGGTTCGTAAAGAGCGACATAAAGATACATTCACTCATCTGCGCCCCGCTGAAGACCGGCGATAAGGTCATGGGGGTCTTCAACGTGTCTACCCACAGACCCTATAATTACACCGCGGCCGATTTAAGGCGGCTTTCGAACCTCGCCTTCCAGTCGGCGCTCGCCATCGAGAACAGCAGGCTGCATACGGCCGCGCTCAAGCATGAGAGGATCAAAACCAACCTCGGACGCTATCTGCCGCAGCACCTTGTAAGCGAGGTCATGAACACAAGCGGAGACATTACGCTCAAATCGGCAAAACGACGGCTCGTAATACTCTTTTCGGATATAAGGAATTTTACCTCGCTTAGCGAGGATATGGAGGCTGTGTCCCTCGTTGGTCTCCTTAATAAATACTTCGGCGACATGGTGGACATAATCTTCAAACACAACGGGACGCTCAACAAGTTCGTCGGCGACATGATACTCGCCCTTTACGGGGCGCCGGAAGACATGGGCAACAACGAGAAGAGGGCCATTGACACCGCCGTTGACATGCAGCGCGCCATAAGGGCGGGTAACTGGCCGTGCCCGTCAAGAGACTTCTCGGTCGGGATCGGGATAAATTCTGGAGACGTCGTGGTGGGGAATATCGGATCGGTACACCATATGGACTATACGGCCATCGGTGACGAGGTTAACATCGCGCAGCGGCTTCAGGCCATGGCGCGGGGAGGGGAGATACTTGTCGGAAGGCACATCCAAGAGACCATGAAGGGGGTATATGATTTTAAGGCGCGCGGGAGCGTCGAGGTGAAGGGTAAGAAAAGATCCGTAGAGGTCTTCGAGGTCTTATATTGA
- a CDS encoding response regulator produces the protein MDDDKNIRELLRQELETTGYSVMEAVDGMEALNIIKGVRPDLIVLDVMMPGISGFDVAAVIKNDPLTMNIPIIILSICEDKERGFKLGIDRYLTKPVDIDALLKEVGVLVSQGGSKKKVMVMDETESSVKALTEALESRGFQAVGVCEGSTCVEEAVRYKPDLIIMDKIFSEKHDVVKTIRYEKGLENVFFIFMAVGGRADG, from the coding sequence GTGGATGACGACAAGAACATCAGGGAACTCCTGAGGCAGGAACTCGAGACCACCGGATATTCCGTTATGGAGGCCGTTGACGGGATGGAGGCGTTGAACATTATCAAGGGCGTGAGGCCGGACCTGATAGTGCTCGACGTCATGATGCCGGGCATCAGCGGCTTCGACGTCGCGGCTGTAATCAAGAACGACCCGCTTACCATGAACATCCCGATCATCATACTCTCCATATGCGAGGACAAGGAAAGGGGTTTTAAGCTCGGCATTGACAGGTATCTCACAAAACCCGTGGACATCGACGCGCTCTTAAAAGAGGTGGGCGTCCTTGTGTCGCAGGGCGGGTCTAAGAAGAAGGTCATGGTCATGGATGAAACCGAATCGTCCGTAAAGGCGCTGACCGAAGCGCTCGAGAGCAGGGGATTTCAGGCGGTAGGGGTATGCGAGGGCAGCACATGCGTGGAAGAGGCGGTGAGGTACAAGCCGGACCTGATAATAATGGACAAGATCTTTTCCGAAAAACACGACGTGGTGAAGACCATCAGATACGAGAAGGGGCTTGAAAACGTCTTTTTTATCTTCATGGCGGTGGGGGGGAGAGCCGATGGATGA
- a CDS encoding HAMP domain-containing sensor histidine kinase — translation MTFEKTLEAESERLFKELEGQTMSLNEANVRLQELDKVKSDFLSTVSHELRTPLTSILGFAKIIKNRLEGVVIPEVKSSNAKVQKAVRQVLSNVGIILSEAGRLTSIINDVLDLAKLEAGRVDWKLEKTTVSEIIDRSVNATTSLFDHKDLRVVKDIEEGLPTVVVDADKLMQVVINLLSNAVKFTEKGNVTCRARFSKNEVVISVVDTGIGISKEDQPKVFEKFKQVGDTLTERDRAWHPDMQTDSGASRRQDMGGERAWAWERLFIHPARQGRCGPRRNQQYRRAHQKAQAARDKLLRVVVRLRQERSHSG, via the coding sequence ATGACGTTTGAGAAGACCTTGGAAGCGGAGTCCGAACGGCTCTTCAAGGAGCTTGAGGGGCAGACCATGTCCCTGAACGAGGCCAACGTAAGGCTGCAGGAACTCGACAAGGTCAAGTCGGATTTCCTCTCCACGGTCTCCCACGAATTGAGAACGCCCCTCACTTCGATCCTCGGATTCGCGAAGATCATAAAAAACAGGCTTGAAGGGGTCGTAATACCGGAGGTCAAGAGCAGCAATGCGAAGGTTCAAAAGGCGGTAAGACAGGTGCTTAGCAACGTTGGCATCATCCTCTCCGAGGCCGGGCGTCTGACGTCAATCATCAACGACGTTCTCGACCTCGCCAAGCTTGAGGCCGGAAGGGTGGATTGGAAGCTGGAGAAGACGACCGTATCGGAGATTATAGACAGATCGGTTAACGCCACCACATCTCTCTTCGACCATAAGGATTTACGGGTGGTGAAGGATATCGAGGAGGGCCTGCCGACGGTGGTAGTTGACGCGGACAAGCTCATGCAGGTGGTGATAAACCTCCTTTCAAATGCCGTGAAGTTTACCGAAAAGGGGAACGTCACGTGCAGGGCGCGGTTTTCAAAGAACGAGGTCGTGATAAGCGTCGTGGATACGGGGATAGGCATATCGAAGGAAGACCAGCCCAAGGTCTTCGAGAAGTTCAAGCAGGTGGGAGACACCCTGACGGAAAGGGACAGGGCTTGGCATCCCGATATGCAAACAGATAGTGGAGCATCACGGAGGCAAGATATGGGTGGAGAGCGAGCCTGGGCATGGGAGCGCCTTTTCATTCACCCTGCCCGTCAAGGACGATGCGGCCCGCGCCGAAATCAACAATATAGACGCGCTCATCAGAAGGCTCAGGCAGCACGTGACAAGCTCCTCCGTGTCGTCGTCCGGCTCCGGCAAGAGCGTTCTCATAGTGGATGA
- a CDS encoding hemerythrin domain-containing protein — MQELIKQLKAEHAIALDMLVKVKDAGALSREVQKTLVSFRDILIAHLNNEEVNLYPSLKRIAAEDKDLLETIDYFVKDMGVVAGSALQFFDKYCADGSSLEFGKDFSMFFAALKARIEKEEEILYAIGSDESLNLGDLFSLDRFDNSGMGLIVTGLDKKVSFMNAFAKSLLGLSSGAAADAPGVYEAAVEGGSYTPSRFFLKEGPP, encoded by the coding sequence ATGCAAGAACTCATCAAGCAGCTCAAGGCCGAACACGCCATAGCGCTCGATATGCTTGTCAAGGTGAAGGACGCCGGCGCGCTGTCGCGGGAGGTTCAAAAGACGCTTGTGTCGTTCAGGGACATACTGATCGCCCACCTGAATAATGAAGAGGTCAATCTGTATCCGTCGCTCAAGCGGATCGCGGCGGAGGATAAAGACCTCCTCGAAACGATAGATTATTTCGTAAAGGACATGGGTGTAGTGGCTGGCTCGGCGCTCCAATTCTTCGATAAATACTGCGCCGACGGTTCGAGCCTTGAGTTCGGTAAGGACTTCAGCATGTTCTTCGCGGCCTTAAAAGCCCGGATCGAGAAGGAAGAGGAGATACTCTACGCGATAGGGTCGGATGAGAGCCTCAATCTCGGCGACCTGTTCAGTTTGGACCGCTTCGACAACAGCGGCATGGGGTTGATCGTTACGGGCCTCGATAAGAAGGTAAGCTTCATGAACGCCTTTGCAAAGTCGCTTCTCGGGCTGTCAAGCGGCGCGGCCGCCGACGCCCCGGGCGTCTACGAAGCTGCGGTGGAGGGGGGGTCCTATACCCCGTCTCGTTTTTTTCTAAAAGAAGGCCCGCCTTAA
- the mutL gene encoding DNA mismatch repair endonuclease MutL yields the protein MPQCNKIKIMPKSLAIKIAAGEVIERPASVVKELVENSIDAKATDISVYIRDGGRKLIKVIDDGEGMTRDDAVIAFERHATSKVLNEEDLYSISTMGFRGEAIPSIASVSETVLTTKVSGEIAGTIVTVKGGKIEDFSDAGCANGTMVEVRDIFFNTPARLKFMRSISTETGHISDTVTRLALAYPSIRFRLYNNNVSILETSTKADLRTRVADVFGKGFLKDIIPVEAGDEALKIHGFVAKPESAYSTTTKGLFIYVNNRWVRDRGINHAVANGYRNCFAHGKSILTTYRDKYPFVVLFITTLPQEVDVNVHPTKCEVRFKNPKNVYELTRGAIEAALGIWGEPSHASFVKPYENRMPAGWVRERTSGYDDLSQFRQRYNPEATCSDLQVSQTEFTGSAGDAKTLFFSELKILGQLWLEYLLCEREGEFYIIDQHAAAERIAFEKLKKDYYLNRCVASQMLLIPQGIELSLQERDVLENSHEAIKAIGFDIEPFGGNAFIIRAVPDILSGRDCSGLIKGMLEELVSSEISFRIEDGLDDILMRIACHSVIRGQRQLSNEEAKALLERLTHVDFSGNCPHGRPVIKAISRIEIEKMFKRR from the coding sequence GCCATAAAGATTGCTGCCGGCGAGGTTATAGAGAGGCCTGCCTCTGTTGTGAAGGAACTTGTTGAAAACTCTATTGACGCAAAGGCAACAGATATATCTGTCTATATCCGCGATGGCGGCAGGAAGCTGATAAAGGTTATTGACGATGGAGAAGGCATGACAAGGGATGACGCAGTTATTGCGTTTGAGAGGCATGCAACAAGCAAGGTGTTGAATGAAGAAGACCTTTATTCCATTAGCACTATGGGATTTCGCGGTGAGGCTATCCCCAGCATCGCCAGCGTATCTGAAACTGTTTTGACTACTAAGGTCTCCGGAGAGATTGCAGGAACAATAGTGACAGTGAAAGGAGGGAAGATAGAAGATTTTAGCGATGCCGGCTGCGCAAACGGGACCATGGTTGAGGTAAGGGATATATTTTTCAATACACCGGCAAGGCTGAAATTTATGCGGTCAATCTCTACAGAAACTGGGCATATATCCGATACTGTTACAAGGCTTGCCTTGGCGTATCCCTCTATAAGGTTCAGGCTTTATAATAACAATGTCTCTATATTAGAGACTTCAACGAAGGCTGATTTGAGGACGAGGGTTGCGGATGTCTTTGGAAAGGGGTTTTTAAAGGATATTATTCCTGTAGAGGCAGGGGATGAGGCGCTGAAGATTCATGGCTTTGTTGCGAAGCCTGAATCTGCATATTCCACAACAACCAAGGGACTTTTTATCTATGTAAATAACCGATGGGTAAGAGACAGGGGAATCAATCATGCAGTTGCAAACGGCTATAGAAACTGCTTTGCGCACGGCAAATCCATACTTACTACATACAGGGACAAATATCCTTTTGTTGTTTTATTTATAACCACTCTGCCGCAAGAGGTTGACGTCAATGTGCATCCGACAAAATGCGAGGTGAGATTTAAAAATCCCAAAAACGTGTATGAGCTTACAAGAGGGGCAATAGAAGCTGCCCTGGGGATATGGGGGGAGCCTTCTCATGCCTCCTTTGTCAAACCATATGAAAATAGGATGCCGGCAGGATGGGTCAGGGAGAGAACCTCAGGTTATGATGATTTATCACAATTTAGACAAAGATATAATCCTGAGGCAACGTGTTCTGATTTACAAGTTAGCCAAACAGAATTTACCGGGTCTGCCGGGGATGCCAAGACCTTGTTTTTTAGCGAATTAAAAATATTAGGCCAGTTATGGCTGGAATATCTGTTGTGCGAAAGAGAAGGGGAATTTTATATAATAGACCAGCATGCGGCAGCGGAAAGAATTGCATTTGAGAAATTAAAAAAAGACTACTATCTGAACCGTTGTGTAGCCAGCCAGATGCTTCTTATCCCCCAGGGTATTGAGCTTTCCTTGCAGGAAAGAGATGTTTTAGAAAATTCTCATGAGGCTATAAAGGCTATTGGCTTTGATATTGAACCATTTGGCGGTAATGCATTCATAATACGAGCTGTGCCGGATATACTTTCCGGCAGGGATTGCAGTGGTTTGATAAAAGGGATGTTAGAGGAACTGGTCTCTTCTGAGATAAGTTTCAGGATAGAAGATGGACTGGATGATATTCTTATGCGGATAGCCTGCCACAGCGTTATAAGGGGGCAGAGGCAGCTTTCTAATGAGGAGGCAAAGGCATTACTGGAAAGGCTGACTCATGTTGACTTTTCCGGCAATTGTCCGCATGGAAGGCCTGTTATAAAGGCCATCTCCAGGATTGAGATAGAGAAGATGTTTAAAAGGAGATGA